Proteins from one Acidiphilium multivorum AIU301 genomic window:
- a CDS encoding lytic murein transglycosylase — protein MKRRFVVAALPFAPVLIRPARAAGFEAFIHTLESRARQEGIPGRIAGAALSGLRPNQDVIHYETHQPEFTLTWAQYSARVVTETRVTEGRAAFARHRELLEHIRARFGVAAAPIVGIWGIETDFGHYQGDFNVIDALATLAWYKNSAYFSREAIAAMRIVSRGDIRLAELRGSWAGAMGQPQFMPSIYLSTAVSYSGHGQPNIWTSVPDTLASIANYMRKSHWRLGLPSSEPVLIPPHFDTALAGRGHTLPLARWQALGVHRLAPARRLPATTPASLLLPDGPHGEAFLAFGNFRAIRSYNPSDLYALAVGELGRRILA, from the coding sequence ATGAAACGTCGCTTCGTGGTTGCCGCCCTGCCGTTCGCCCCCGTCCTGATCCGGCCCGCCCGCGCCGCGGGGTTCGAGGCCTTCATCCACACACTCGAAAGCCGCGCCCGGCAAGAGGGAATCCCGGGGCGGATTGCCGGCGCCGCCCTGTCCGGCCTCAGGCCGAACCAGGACGTGATCCATTACGAAACCCATCAGCCCGAATTCACCCTGACCTGGGCGCAATACAGCGCCCGTGTCGTGACCGAAACCCGGGTGACCGAGGGCCGGGCGGCCTTCGCACGGCACCGGGAACTGCTCGAACACATCCGCGCCCGCTTCGGTGTCGCCGCCGCGCCGATCGTGGGCATCTGGGGCATCGAGACCGATTTCGGCCATTACCAGGGCGATTTCAACGTGATCGACGCTCTCGCCACGCTCGCCTGGTATAAGAACAGCGCCTATTTCAGCCGCGAGGCCATCGCCGCGATGCGGATCGTCAGCCGCGGCGACATCCGCCTTGCCGAGTTGCGCGGCTCCTGGGCCGGGGCCATGGGGCAGCCGCAATTCATGCCCAGCATCTACCTCAGCACGGCGGTCAGCTATTCCGGCCACGGCCAGCCGAACATCTGGACCAGCGTGCCCGACACCCTGGCCTCGATCGCCAACTACATGCGCAAGTCGCACTGGCGGCTCGGCCTGCCGTCGAGCGAGCCGGTATTGATTCCACCGCATTTCGACACCGCGCTGGCCGGGCGCGGCCACACGCTGCCGCTGGCGCGCTGGCAGGCGCTCGGCGTCCATCGCCTCGCACCGGCTCGCCGACTGCCGGCAACCACCCCGGCCTCCCTGCTGCTGCCGGATGGCCCGCACGGCGAAGCTTTCCTCGCCTTCGGCAATTTCCGTGCGATCCGCAGCTACAACCCGTCCGATCTCTACGCCCTCGCGGTCGGCGAACTCGGCCGCCGGATCCTCGCATGA
- the metG gene encoding methionine--tRNA ligase, with amino-acid sequence MTRKFYITTPIYYVNGAPHIGHAYTSVAADVLARFKRLDGFDVHFLTGTDEHGQKVEATARANNIAPQEFTDRIAGEFRAMAQAMNISNDDFIRTTEPRHIRSCQAIWQAIERAGAIELGHYEGWYAVRDEAFYDESELVTGADGIKRSPFGAPVEWVREPSYFFKLSTFQDRLLKLYEDNPEFIQPASSRNEVLSFVRSGLRDISISRTSFKWGIPVPGAPDHVMYVWIDALTNYLTACGYPDMDAPLMKYWPADLHLVGKEITRFHAVYWPAMLMAAGLPVPRRIFANGWWTIEGEKMSKSLNNALAVEPLIAEFGLDQLRFCLLREMPFGNDGNFSRRSVITRINVELANDLGNLAQRTLSFIAKNAGGVVPEAGPAAEADHALRAIADGLPDRMRDAMDRLAYQEAIEEVWKLVRAANAYIDHQAPWALRKTDPQRMLTVLRTLCEALRVVGILLQPFMPEAMAKLLDQLALPADRRGFASLATPLDAGAVLPPPSGLFPRIVEPAS; translated from the coding sequence ATGACCCGAAAATTCTACATCACGACCCCGATCTATTACGTGAACGGCGCGCCCCATATCGGCCACGCCTACACCTCGGTCGCCGCCGACGTGCTCGCGCGCTTCAAGCGGCTCGACGGGTTCGACGTGCATTTCCTCACCGGCACCGACGAGCATGGCCAGAAGGTCGAGGCCACCGCCCGCGCGAACAACATCGCCCCGCAAGAGTTCACCGACCGCATCGCCGGCGAGTTCCGCGCCATGGCGCAGGCGATGAACATCTCGAACGACGATTTCATCCGCACCACCGAGCCCCGCCACATCCGCTCCTGCCAGGCGATCTGGCAGGCGATCGAGCGGGCAGGGGCCATCGAGCTCGGCCATTACGAGGGCTGGTACGCCGTCCGCGACGAGGCCTTCTATGATGAAAGCGAGCTCGTCACCGGCGCGGACGGCATCAAGCGCTCGCCCTTCGGCGCGCCGGTCGAGTGGGTGCGCGAACCCTCGTATTTCTTCAAACTCAGCACGTTCCAGGATCGTCTTCTGAAACTGTATGAAGACAATCCGGAGTTCATCCAGCCCGCTTCCAGCCGCAACGAGGTGCTCTCCTTCGTCCGCTCCGGCCTGCGCGACATCTCGATCAGCCGCACCAGCTTCAAATGGGGCATTCCGGTGCCCGGCGCGCCCGATCACGTCATGTATGTCTGGATCGACGCGCTGACCAACTATCTCACCGCCTGCGGCTATCCGGACATGGACGCGCCGCTGATGAAATACTGGCCGGCGGACCTGCATCTGGTCGGCAAGGAAATCACCCGCTTCCACGCCGTCTACTGGCCGGCGATGCTGATGGCCGCCGGCCTGCCGGTTCCCCGCCGCATCTTCGCCAATGGCTGGTGGACGATCGAGGGCGAGAAGATGAGCAAGTCGCTCAACAACGCCCTGGCCGTCGAGCCGCTGATCGCGGAATTCGGGCTCGACCAGCTGCGCTTCTGCCTGCTGCGCGAAATGCCCTTCGGCAACGACGGCAATTTCTCCCGCCGTTCGGTCATCACGCGGATCAATGTCGAGCTCGCCAACGATCTCGGCAACCTCGCCCAGCGCACGCTCTCCTTCATCGCCAAGAACGCTGGCGGCGTGGTGCCCGAAGCGGGTCCCGCCGCCGAGGCCGATCACGCGCTGCGCGCCATCGCCGACGGCCTGCCGGACCGCATGCGCGATGCGATGGATCGCCTGGCCTATCAGGAGGCGATCGAGGAGGTCTGGAAACTCGTCCGCGCCGCCAACGCCTATATCGACCACCAGGCTCCCTGGGCCTTGCGCAAGACCGACCCGCAGCGGATGCTGACTGTGCTGCGGACCCTCTGCGAGGCGCTGCGCGTCGTCGGCATCCTGCTGCAGCCCTTCATGCCGGAAGCCATGGCGAAACTGCTGGACCAGCTTGCCCTTCCGGCGGATCGGCGGGGTTTCGCGTCACTCGCCACCCCGCTCGACGCTGGCGCCGTTCTGCCGCCGCCGTCCGGCTTGTTCCCCCGGATCGTCGAACCCGCTTCCTGA
- a CDS encoding SPOR domain-containing protein, with the protein MIRATLPLAAALALAGCGLLHHRPPPAQHVRYTVGKPYNAGGQWHYPRVFGHYDRTGLSTLIAPGPARLTADGEAYRADSLTAQSPVLPLPSIVRITNLDTGHSLAVRVNDRGPMQAGRIVAVTPRVARLLGMPADGVAEVRVQLLAGRSAALQGSLGAGPHLTAAPVGAVAAAALPPPPGAGGSAGAVSGTIRPATAHPAGVPGAVERLSGVVRTAPPSPGPLYVEIPGFGSTTDAMNLRARLAGMPGAILPQSAGGRTLYALRLGPYASAPAADAALRSLLDRGVAGAEIVVR; encoded by the coding sequence ATGATCCGCGCGACCCTGCCGCTCGCGGCCGCGCTGGCACTCGCCGGCTGCGGCCTGCTGCATCATCGCCCCCCGCCGGCGCAGCACGTCCGCTACACGGTCGGGAAACCCTACAACGCCGGCGGGCAATGGCATTATCCGCGGGTATTCGGCCACTACGACCGCACCGGCCTGTCCACCCTGATCGCCCCCGGCCCGGCACGACTCACCGCCGATGGCGAGGCCTATCGCGCCGACAGCCTGACCGCCCAAAGCCCGGTCCTGCCGCTGCCCTCGATCGTGCGAATCACCAATCTTGATACCGGCCACAGTCTTGCCGTCCGCGTGAACGATCGCGGACCGATGCAGGCCGGGCGGATCGTCGCGGTCACGCCCCGCGTCGCGCGCCTGCTCGGCATGCCGGCGGACGGCGTCGCCGAGGTCCGCGTCCAACTGCTCGCCGGGCGCTCGGCGGCGTTGCAGGGCAGCCTTGGCGCCGGGCCCCATCTCACGGCGGCGCCGGTCGGCGCGGTCGCCGCCGCCGCCCTGCCGCCGCCGCCCGGCGCCGGCGGTTCGGCCGGCGCGGTTTCCGGCACGATCCGCCCAGCCACCGCGCATCCGGCCGGCGTCCCCGGCGCTGTCGAGCGCCTGTCCGGCGTGGTGCGCACCGCACCACCATCGCCCGGCCCGCTCTATGTCGAAATCCCCGGCTTCGGGTCCACCACCGACGCCATGAACCTGCGCGCGCGGCTCGCCGGCATGCCGGGCGCGATCCTCCCGCAATCCGCCGGCGGCCGCACCCTCTATGCGCTGCGCCTCGGCCCCTATGCCAGCGCGCCCGCCGCCGATGCGGCGCTGCGTTCGCTGCTCGACCGCGGCGTCGCCGGCGCCGAGATCGTGGTCCGGTGA
- the tmk gene encoding dTMP kinase — protein MSRQGVFITLEGGEGAGKSTQIARLAARLRAAGHEVLTTREPGGTPGAEAIRALMLDPARHFAPLADTLLVFAARADHVAAIIRPALEHGAVVLCDRFTDSTMAYQGHGLGVDRAAIATLGAMIGATPDLTLILDLPDAIARARLAHRGGAADRYEQFDTGFAIRVADGFRAIAAAEPDRCVLVDAAGGIEDVTETLAGLIRARLGLAIA, from the coding sequence GTGAGCCGGCAGGGCGTCTTCATCACGCTCGAAGGCGGGGAGGGGGCCGGCAAGTCGACGCAGATTGCCCGCCTTGCCGCCCGGCTTCGCGCCGCCGGGCACGAGGTTCTGACCACCCGCGAGCCGGGCGGCACGCCCGGGGCCGAAGCGATTCGCGCGCTGATGCTCGACCCCGCGCGCCATTTCGCGCCGCTGGCCGATACGCTGCTGGTCTTCGCCGCCCGCGCCGACCATGTCGCGGCCATCATCCGCCCGGCGCTCGAACACGGCGCCGTCGTGCTGTGCGACCGTTTCACCGACTCGACGATGGCGTATCAGGGCCACGGCCTGGGCGTGGACCGCGCGGCGATCGCAACCCTCGGCGCGATGATCGGCGCCACGCCCGATCTCACGCTGATCCTCGACCTGCCGGACGCCATCGCCCGTGCGCGACTGGCGCACCGCGGCGGCGCCGCCGACCGCTACGAACAGTTCGATACCGGCTTTGCCATCCGCGTCGCTGACGGCTTCCGCGCCATCGCGGCTGCCGAGCCGGATCGTTGCGTCCTGGTCGATGCCGCCGGCGGGATCGAGGATGTCACCGAAACCCTCGCCGGCCTCATCCGCGCCCGGCTCGGCCTCGCCATCGCCTGA
- a CDS encoding DNA polymerase III subunit delta', with product MLPPRANPELRGHDDAVAELFRAATGARLHHAWLIAGPPGIGKATLAFRFARWLLAGARTPDLSLPARDPAFRRIATGAHADLLVIERRYDEKRKRMQGEIVVDTVAAAGRFLRLTPGEGGWRVVIVDGAEALNRNAANALLKLLEEPPARAIWLLVCHAPGRLLPTIRSRCRRLDLDPLPADTVSSLLAAALPDLPAERRTALAALAEGSIGRALSLADADGLALAGLVGEALAGPLPPARDAAIADTIARADDGFATFADLLRAALATETRAAARAKPSPALDGRARLWQDFGRIAAEVDGLNLDPRAAVLTMLQLLRVP from the coding sequence ATGCTGCCGCCCCGCGCCAATCCCGAGCTTCGGGGCCATGACGACGCCGTTGCCGAACTCTTCCGCGCCGCGACCGGCGCGCGCCTGCACCATGCCTGGCTGATCGCCGGCCCGCCCGGAATCGGCAAGGCCACGCTCGCTTTCCGCTTCGCCCGGTGGCTGCTCGCCGGCGCCCGCACGCCAGACCTGTCGCTCCCCGCGCGCGATCCCGCCTTCCGCCGCATCGCCACCGGCGCGCATGCCGACCTTCTGGTCATCGAGCGCCGCTACGATGAGAAGCGCAAGCGGATGCAGGGCGAAATCGTGGTCGACACGGTCGCCGCCGCCGGCCGCTTCCTGCGGCTCACACCGGGCGAGGGGGGGTGGCGCGTCGTCATCGTCGATGGGGCCGAGGCGCTGAACCGCAACGCCGCCAACGCGCTGCTCAAGCTGCTCGAGGAACCGCCGGCCCGGGCGATCTGGCTGCTGGTCTGCCACGCGCCCGGCCGCCTGCTGCCCACCATCCGCAGCCGCTGCCGCCGGCTGGACCTCGACCCGCTGCCGGCCGACACCGTCAGCAGCCTGCTCGCGGCCGCTCTGCCCGACCTTCCCGCCGAACGCCGCACGGCCCTGGCCGCGCTGGCCGAAGGCTCGATCGGCCGCGCCTTGTCCCTCGCCGATGCCGATGGCCTCGCCCTGGCCGGCCTCGTGGGCGAAGCGCTCGCCGGTCCGCTCCCGCCCGCGCGCGACGCCGCCATCGCCGATACGATCGCCCGCGCCGATGACGGCTTCGCCACCTTCGCCGACCTGCTGCGCGCCGCCCTGGCCACCGAAACCCGTGCCGCCGCCCGTGCCAAACCGTCGCCGGCGCTTGATGGCCGCGCCCGCCTCTGGCAGGACTTCGGCAGGATCGCGGCGGAGGTCGACGGTCTCAATCTCGACCCGCGTGCGGCGGTTCTGACCATGCTCCAGCTTCTCCGAGTGCCATGA
- a CDS encoding flagellar motor switch protein FliM, translated as MSGQARTNRTDSATQLAQEEIDSILSGGGALEDDALQPEPEAEQEASRLLYGRADSYERLPMAEVVFERLSRILAGSLRNLFQDNVEVRLTRLASRRLADSFAEIAPMALLGVFRAREWDNLGLIHVDAMTVSNLTEILLGGRRVAAATGQLPKPVTSISRNLTERLIRVVLHDLRNSFAPICDVTFDFERTETDPRFATIGRNSGVALTARLSLHSAGRNCMIDIILPFATLEPVRELLLQQFMGEKFGRDSIWESHLAEELWHTDIELEAVLDEQTMKLGAVMDLRVGDIIPINAPRGSDVTLRCGSVDLFAGRLGVRHGRLAAEIRGWISRERE; from the coding sequence ATGAGCGGGCAGGCTCGAACGAACAGGACCGACAGCGCGACACAACTCGCGCAGGAAGAGATCGACTCGATTCTCTCGGGCGGGGGCGCTCTTGAGGACGACGCTCTGCAACCGGAGCCGGAAGCGGAGCAGGAAGCCAGCCGGCTGCTTTATGGCCGGGCGGACAGCTATGAGCGGCTGCCGATGGCGGAAGTCGTCTTCGAGCGGCTGTCGCGAATCCTGGCCGGCTCGCTGCGCAACCTGTTTCAGGACAATGTGGAAGTCCGGCTGACGCGGCTGGCCTCGCGGCGGTTGGCAGACAGCTTTGCCGAGATCGCGCCGATGGCGCTGCTGGGCGTGTTCCGCGCGCGGGAGTGGGACAATCTCGGGCTGATCCATGTCGACGCCATGACGGTGAGCAACCTGACCGAGATCCTGCTCGGCGGCCGTCGGGTTGCCGCCGCGACCGGACAACTGCCCAAGCCGGTGACCTCCATCAGCCGCAACCTGACCGAGCGGCTGATCCGGGTGGTGCTGCACGATCTTAGAAACAGCTTCGCGCCGATCTGCGACGTGACGTTCGATTTCGAGCGCACCGAGACCGATCCGCGATTCGCGACGATCGGACGGAATTCGGGCGTGGCGCTGACCGCGCGGCTCAGCCTGCACTCGGCAGGGCGCAACTGCATGATCGACATCATCCTGCCCTTCGCGACGCTGGAACCGGTGCGCGAACTGCTGCTGCAACAGTTCATGGGCGAGAAGTTCGGCCGCGACTCCATCTGGGAAAGCCATCTCGCCGAGGAACTCTGGCACACGGATATCGAACTCGAGGCCGTGCTCGACGAACAGACGATGAAGTTGGGGGCGGTGATGGACCTGCGCGTCGGCGACATCATCCCGATCAATGCGCCGCGCGGCTCGGACGTTACGCTGCGCTGCGGCAGCGTGGATCTGTTCGCCGGCCGCCTTGGCGTGCGGCACGGCAGGCTGGCCGCCGAAATCCGGGGTTGGATCTCGCGCGAGCGGGAATAG
- a CDS encoding DsbA family oxidoreductase — MVLPRLPRITVEVVFDFVCPWCYLGVHRLQQLRASRPDLPIAPQWRPFLLNPDMPRPGISRADYTARKFGDEERARRFHAAVAAIAAEDGLDLAFPRISRAPSTVDAHRLIRFAHDHGPVEDLVLAIFRAYFTEGRDIGDAATLAALAAAHGLPRDRVAAFLAGDRATDQIHADNLFVHRLGINGVPCFIIDGQTAIAGAQEPGILERLVELAASDVALS; from the coding sequence ATGGTCTTGCCGCGCCTGCCGAGGATCACGGTCGAAGTCGTTTTCGATTTCGTCTGCCCTTGGTGCTATCTCGGCGTTCACCGCCTGCAGCAATTGCGCGCCAGCCGGCCGGACCTGCCGATCGCGCCGCAATGGCGGCCGTTCCTGCTCAATCCGGACATGCCTCGCCCCGGCATCAGCCGCGCCGACTACACGGCGCGCAAGTTCGGCGATGAGGAGCGCGCAAGACGGTTCCACGCGGCGGTCGCCGCGATCGCCGCCGAGGACGGCCTCGATCTCGCCTTTCCGCGAATCAGCCGCGCGCCGAGCACCGTCGATGCGCACCGCCTGATCCGCTTCGCCCACGACCACGGCCCCGTCGAGGATCTGGTCCTCGCGATCTTCCGCGCCTATTTCACCGAAGGCCGTGACATCGGCGACGCCGCAACACTCGCGGCCCTCGCGGCGGCGCACGGCCTGCCGCGGGATCGCGTCGCGGCCTTTCTCGCCGGCGACCGGGCGACCGACCAGATCCATGCCGACAATCTCTTCGTGCACCGCCTCGGCATCAACGGCGTCCCCTGCTTCATCATCGACGGCCAGACCGCGATCGCCGGCGCCCAGGAACCCGGCATTCTAGAGCGCCTGGTCGAACTCGCCGCCTCGGACGTCGCCCTGTCCTGA
- a CDS encoding glycosyltransferase family 39 protein: MRAASDHRSERAGLLAGIGLVFAASLAARLHGLGAKPLWLDEVITFTRAGRPLHGLVLDSLRNHHLPGFFVIERAALLLAPKAAQVAALRLVPALAGAACAALVFAIAWSAGGRSGAWLAGLLMAFAPLQVAFGQEARSYTLMMAPLLLALHGLLGLVRAPDAPSRRPWLNFGLGTAGALLVLPDALPWLAAATLAILAAALPRSRDRIGLLRRWVALNAALLLLVAPAYALLLLVPPQGPMAGFAWIPPPSASFLWADAASLYFMRDATMVTMRLLPPVLPGFAAAMALLAILGLWRLRRARAEALVLLIVWLGLPIALGVVSLVHPVMLPRYLLWSAPPFFVLAGLGIEALPPPARLAALPAAAAVLLFNLAPYYHAETKPRWDLAAARLAARATAGDVILASDGAAWAMLGHYDPALAPLVTQRRARAAAALAEGRPVFAIYGPAGQGAQPSPAAFAAMAASLGPLSPPQRAGSEIVIRRISPPPAARIACSSGAICR; this comes from the coding sequence ATGCGGGCGGCGTCGGATCATCGCAGCGAGCGGGCCGGACTTCTGGCGGGCATCGGGCTGGTTTTCGCGGCGTCGCTCGCGGCACGCCTGCACGGGCTCGGGGCCAAGCCGCTCTGGCTGGATGAGGTCATCACCTTCACCCGCGCCGGACGGCCGCTGCACGGCCTCGTGCTCGATTCGCTGCGCAACCACCATCTGCCGGGCTTTTTCGTGATCGAGCGCGCCGCGCTACTGCTCGCGCCGAAGGCCGCGCAGGTGGCGGCGTTGCGCCTTGTCCCGGCACTCGCCGGGGCCGCCTGCGCGGCGCTGGTCTTTGCCATCGCCTGGTCGGCCGGCGGACGGAGCGGCGCCTGGCTTGCCGGCCTGCTGATGGCCTTCGCGCCGCTGCAGGTCGCATTCGGCCAGGAAGCCCGGTCCTACACGCTGATGATGGCGCCCCTGCTGCTGGCGCTGCACGGTCTGCTCGGCCTCGTGCGCGCGCCCGATGCGCCCTCCCGCCGCCCCTGGCTGAATTTTGGTCTCGGCACCGCGGGCGCGCTGCTGGTGCTCCCGGATGCGCTTCCCTGGCTGGCGGCGGCGACGCTTGCGATACTCGCCGCCGCCCTGCCGCGGAGCCGCGACCGCATCGGGCTTCTCCGCCGCTGGGTCGCGCTGAATGCCGCCCTCCTGTTGCTGGTGGCGCCGGCCTATGCCTTGTTGCTGCTGGTGCCGCCCCAGGGTCCGATGGCAGGGTTCGCCTGGATTCCGCCGCCTTCCGCATCGTTCCTGTGGGCCGACGCCGCCAGTCTCTATTTCATGCGCGACGCGACGATGGTGACGATGCGGCTGCTGCCCCCCGTCCTGCCCGGGTTCGCCGCCGCAATGGCGCTACTCGCCATCCTCGGTCTCTGGCGCCTCCGGCGCGCCCGCGCCGAGGCACTGGTGCTGCTGATCGTCTGGCTTGGCCTGCCGATCGCCCTCGGCGTCGTCTCGCTCGTCCACCCGGTGATGCTGCCGCGCTACCTGCTCTGGAGCGCGCCGCCCTTCTTCGTTCTCGCCGGCCTCGGCATCGAAGCCCTGCCGCCACCTGCGAGGCTGGCGGCGCTGCCGGCCGCCGCCGCCGTGCTGCTGTTCAATCTCGCGCCCTACTACCATGCCGAAACCAAGCCCCGCTGGGATCTGGCGGCGGCCCGGCTCGCCGCGCGCGCCACGGCGGGCGACGTCATCCTGGCAAGCGACGGTGCGGCCTGGGCCATGCTCGGCCATTACGATCCCGCCCTCGCGCCGCTCGTCACCCAGCGGCGCGCGCGCGCCGCGGCGGCGCTGGCCGAGGGACGTCCGGTCTTCGCGATCTACGGGCCGGCGGGGCAGGGGGCGCAACCCTCGCCCGCCGCCTTTGCGGCGATGGCCGCAAGTCTCGGCCCGCTTTCGCCGCCCCAGCGCGCCGGCTCCGAAATCGTCATCCGCCGGATCAGCCCGCCGCCCGCCGCGCGGATCGCCTGTTCGTCGGGCGCCATCTGCCGCTGA